The Panicum hallii strain FIL2 chromosome 9, PHallii_v3.1, whole genome shotgun sequence genome has a window encoding:
- the LOC112876509 gene encoding cyclin-dependent protein kinase inhibitor SMR4-like — MEAEYHREEMMVAEEEGWQTPRREDCRIPVVPPCPAAPPRKKAVPLPELGGGRRRQPPKGGYFQPPDLESLFVLAPPRRHAASSCA, encoded by the coding sequence atggaggcGGAGTACCACCGCGAGGAGATGAtggtggcggaggaggaggggtggCAGACGCCGAGGCGCGAGGACTGCCGCATCCCCGTGGTGCCCCCGtgcccggcggcgccgccgaggAAGAAGGCGGTCCCGCTGCCGGAGCTCGGAGGCGGTAGGAGGCGCCAGCCGCCCAAGGGCGGCTACTTCCAGCCCCCGGACCTCGAGTCCCTGTTCGTgctcgcgccgccgcggaggcatGCGGCCTCCAGCTGCGCCTGA
- the LOC112874311 gene encoding uncharacterized protein LOC112874311, which yields MSAAGGTADFFYRESQRLGYVARSALKLIQMQKQHRLITPGAAVLDLGCAPGAWLQVACQNLGPLEKGGVVVGVDVKKVKVPSAHCDSRVRTVCADVMTLMKQQARAMSPQERGFSVILSDMCPRISGIKTRDEAISCELGMRALSLAIGKIKVKESDYSDTIEKYLSSTEPDSDEDGVLRRGGNLVLKFLENEDVSGFGKFCKVKFKKVSLLRPKATRPSSREIYMICEGLR from the exons ATGAGCGCCGCGGGGGGCACCGCCGACTTCTTCTACCGCGAGTCGCAGCGGCTGGGCTATGTCGCCCGCTCCGCGCTTAAG CTGATCCAAATGCAGAAGCAGCACAGGCTCATCACCCCGGGCGCCGCCGTGCTCGACCTCGGCTGCGCCCCCGGCGCGTGGCTCCAG GTGGCGTGTCAGAACCTTGGTCCCCTCGAGAAGGGCGGCGTTGTCGTTGGCGTCGACGTTAAG AAGGTGAAGGTCCCCTCTGCGCACTGCGACTCACGGGTCAGGACGGTCTGTGCAGATGTCATGACTCTGATGAAGCAACAGGCTCGGGCGATGTCACCACAG GAACGAGGATTCTCTGTGATATTGTCCGACATGTGTCCTCGAATTTCAGGGATCAAAACCAGAGATGAAGCTATATCTTGCGAATTGGGCATGCGTGCTCTCTCTTTGGCAATAGGGaagataaaagtaaaagaaTCTGATTACAGTGATACTATAGAGAAGTATCTGAGCTCCACTGAGCCTGATTCTGACGAGGATGGTGTTCTTCGTCGTGGAGGCAACCTAGTATTGAAGTTTCTTGAGAACGAGGACGTATCAG ggttcggcaagttttgcaaaGTGAAGTTCAAGAAAGTATCATTGTTGAGACCCAAAGCGACTCGACCTAGCTCGAGGGAGATCTACATGATCTGCGAAGGTTTGCGATAG
- the LOC112874309 gene encoding uncharacterized protein At5g02240-like — MADSAAPRPTVLVTGAGGRTGHIVYNKLKERSEQFVARGLVRTEESKQKIGGADDVYIADIRDADRLAPAVQGADALIILTSAVPKMKPGFDPSKGGRPEFYYEDGMYPEQVDWIGQKNQIDAAKAAGVKHIVLVGSMGGTNPNHPLNSLGNGNILVWKRKAEQYLADCGVPYTIIRPGGLQDKDGGVRELIVGKDDELLQTDTKSIPRADVAEVCVQALQYEEAKFKAFDLASRPEGVGTPTKDFRALFSQITARF, encoded by the exons ATGGCGGATTCGGCCGCACCCCGTCCAACCGTCCTCGtcaccggcgccggcggccgaaCAG GCCATATTGTGTACAACAAGCTGAAAGAGAGATCCGAGCAATTTGTCGCCAGAGGTCTAGTGAGGACAGAGGAGAGCAAGCAGAAAATTGGGGGAGCAGATGATGTTTACATCGCTGATATAAGGGATGCAGATCGTCTAGCGCCTGCTGTTCAGGGTGCTGATGCTCTCATAATCCTCACAAGTGCCGTCCCGAAGATGAAACCAGGTTTTGACCCTAGCAAAGGCGGGAGACCTGAATTCTACTATGAAGATGGAATGTACCCTGAGCAG GTGGATTGGATTGGCCAAAAGAATCAGATCGATGCTG CCAAAGCTGCTGGGGTGAAGCATATAGTGTTGGTGGGATCCATGGGAGGAACAAATCCTAACCATCCACTGAACAGTCTTGGAAATGGCAATATACTA GTATGGAAGCGCAAGGCAGAACAGTATTTGGCAGACTGTGGAGTTCCTTATACAATAATAAG GCCTGGAGGTTTACAGGACAAAGATGGAGGGGTGAGGGAGTTAATTGTTGGGAAGGATGATGAGCTTCTCCAGACTGATACAAAGTCAATTCCTAGAGCTGATGTGGCTGAAGTTTGTGTACAG GCTCTGCAGTATGAAGAGGCAAAGTTCAAGGCATTTGATTTGGCATCAAGGCCTGAAGGTGTGGGCACACCAACAAAGGATTTCAGGGCGCTGTTCTCCCAGATTACTGCTCGGTTTTGA
- the LOC112874308 gene encoding scarecrow-like protein 9 produces MAMDPGSRSDLDFGGVFSTSGPPTGHMINFSLQQQSQVQFFPSYGLRSHNPPVNSHPSRSLVMPGGITPSPASTTTTELDNSEDLSETITDDAVLAYINQFLLEDEDDESFPVTSAPVEDSALLAIEKPFVDILKSAKPAQAYEVKSWMTGHCDIPGMGGLDDVVIRTQKSCQLPCEMVKEGSVCAVHKGRKNPHDDGLEMEERKSKQSAPCEEETVREMFDKVLLCTDENCVFRSPLPIDAQISSGYVKGSGNRRGRRKGRSGAGPEEEAVDLTTLLIHCAQAAAIDDHRNSNELLKQIRKHSSATGDAGQRLAHYFANGLEARLAGTGSTIYRQIAAKRTSTGDILKAFGLYAKACPFMKISHYFANSTILNVSKSASRLHIIDYGIQYGFQYPVLMQRFSRRHGGPPSLRITGVDFPQPGFRPAERIEATGRRLHEYARMFNVPFEYHAIAGKWDTIQVEDLNINSDELLVVNCLYRMRNMMDETVTDDSPRTRVLNTIRKLNPHLFVHGVINGTYNAPFFVTRFKEAMFFFSSHFDMLEANASRVDEHRLLIEREFVGREALNVIACEGTERIERPETYKQWQMRNFRAGFRPLPLNEEVMKRARYKVSKSYHRDFLVDEDNKWMLQGWKGRVIFALSAWTS; encoded by the coding sequence ATGGCGATGGATCCTGGTTCTCGTAGTGATCTCGACTTTGGTGGTGTGTTCTCTACCTCCGGTCCACCCACCGGTCACATGATTAATTTCTCCCTCCAGCAACAATCACAAGTTCAGTTTTTCCCTTCATATGGACTCCGTAGCCATAATCCTCCTGTCAATTCACATCCATCTCGGTCCCTGGTCATGCCTGGTGGCATCACGCCAAGTCCAGCATCAACCACCACAACCGAGCTGGACAACTCCGAGGACTTATCTGAAACCATCACAGACGATGCGGTCCTTGCATACATCAATCAATTCCTTCTTGAAGACGAGGATGATGAGTCTTTTCCTGTTACCAGTGCACCTGTGGAGGATTCGGCCCTCCTCGCCATTGAGAAGCCCTTTGTTGACATCCTTAAGTCTGCTAAGCCTGCACAGGCATATGAAGTGAAATCTTGGATGACTGGTCATTGTGATATCCCAGGGATGGGAGGTTTAGATGATGTGGTCATACGTACTCAGAAATCTTGCCAATTACCTTGTGAAATGGTGAAGGAGGGTTCAGTTTGTGCTGTTCATAAAGGTCGGAAGAACCCACATGATGATGGATTGGAGATGGAGGAGAGGAAAAGCAAACAATCCGCACCGTGTGAGGAGGAGACAGTCCGAGAGATGTTTGACAAAGTACTTTTGTGTACTGATGAGAATTGTGTGTTCCGGTCACCATTGCCAATTGACGCACAAATTAGCAGTGGATATGTGAAAGGATCAGGAAATAGAAGAGGACGAAGGAAGGGAAGATCTGGTGCTGGCCCGGAGGAGGAGGCAGTCGATCTCACAACCCTACTTATACATTGTGCTCAGGCTGCAGCTATTGATGATCACCGGAATTCAAATGAATTGCTGAAACAGATTAGGAAGCATTCTTCTGCTACTGGAGATGCGGGCCAGAGGTTGGCGCACTACTTTGCTAATGGCCTTGAGGCTCGTCTAGCTGGCACTGGTAGCACCATCTACCGTCAAATTGCTGCAAAGAGAACTTCTACTGGTGATATACTGAAAGCATTCGGTTTGTATGCTAAAGCATGCCCATTTATGAAAATATCTCACTATTTCGCAAATTCGACCATCTTGAATGTTTCTAAGAGTGCGTCAAGGTTGCACATTATTGATTACGGGATACAGTATGGTTTCCAGTATCCTGTACTCATGCAACGGTTCTCAAGGAGACATGGTGGACCCCCAAGCCTTCGAATCACTGGTGTTGACTTTCCCCAGCCAGGATTCCGCCCTGCAGAGCGTATAGAGGCAACAGGGCGACGGCTACATGAGTATGCCCGTATGTTCAATGTCCCCTTTGAATATCACGCCATTGCTGGCAAGTGGGATACCATCCAGGTTGAAGATCTCAACATAAATAGCGATGAGCTTCTTGTTGTCAATTGCCTTTACCGAATGAGGAACATGATGGATGAGACGGTGACAGATGACAGCCCGAGGACAAGGGTTTTGAACACAATCAGAAAGTTGAATCCCCATTTGTTTGTTCATGGGGTTATCAATGGTACTTACAATGCGCCCTTCTTCGTGACACGATTCAAGGAGGCTATGTTTTTTTTCTCTTCACATTTTGATATGCTTGAAGCAAATGCCTCACGGGTGGACGAACATAGGCTGCTTATTGAAAGAGAATTCGTTGGACGGGAAGCTCTGAATGTGATTGCCTGTGAGGGTACAGAGAGGATCGAAAGGCCGGAGACGTACAAGCAATGGCAAATGAGGAACTTCAGAGCAGGCTTCAGGCCGCTACCTCTTAATGAGGAGGTAATGAAGAGAGCAAGATACAAGGTGAGCAAGAGCTATCACAGGGACTTCCTCGTTGACGAAGATAACAAGTGGATGCTACAGGGTTGGAAGGGTCGTGTCATCTTTGCTCTTTCGGCCTGGACTAGCTAG